One Acyrthosiphon pisum isolate AL4f unplaced genomic scaffold, pea_aphid_22Mar2018_4r6ur Scaffold_120;HRSCAF=501, whole genome shotgun sequence genomic window, ttgctcgttaaattTATCAACTCTATAGGTATGACTCNNNNNNNNNNNNNNNNNNNNNNNNNNNNNNNNNNNNNNNNNNNNNNNNNNNNNNNNNNNNNNNNNNNNNNNNNNNNNNNNNNNNNNNNNNNNNNNNNNNNNNNNNNNNNNNNNNNNNNNNNNNNNNNNNNNNNNNNNNNNNNNNNNNNNNNNNNNNNNNNNNNNNNNNNNNNNNNNNNNNNNNNNNNNNNNNNNNNNNNNNNNNNNNNNNNNNNNNNNNNNNNNNNNNNNNNNNNNNNNNNNNNNNNNNNNNNNNNNNNNNNNNNNNNNNNNNNNNNNNNNNNNNNNNNNNNNNNNNNNNNNNNNNNNNNNNNNNNNNNNNNNNNNNNNNNNNNNNNNNNNNNNNNNNNNNNNNNNNNNNNNNNNNNNNNNNNNNNNNNNNNNNNNNNNNNNNNNNNNNNNNNNNNNNNNNNNNNNNNNNNNNNNNNNNNNNNNNNNNNNNNNNNNNNNNNNNNNNNNNNNNNNNNNNNNNNNNNNNNNNNNNNNNNNNNNNNNNNNNNNNNNNNNNNNNNNNNNNNNNNNNNNNNNNNNNNNNNNNNNNNNNNNNNNNNNNNNNNNNNNNNNNNNNNNNNNNNNNNNNNNNNNNNNNNNNNNNNNNNNNNNNNNNNNNNNNNNNNNNNNNNNNNNNNNNNNNNNNNNNNNNNNNNNNNNNNNNNNNNNNNNNNNNNNNNNNNNNNNNNNNNNNNNNNNNNNNNNNNNNNNNNNNNNNNNNNNNNNNNNNNNNNNNNNNNNNNNNNNNNNNNNNNNNNNNNNNNNNNNNNNNNNNNNNNNNNNNNNNNNNNNNNNNNNNNNNNNNNNNNNNNNNNNNNNNNNNNNNNNNNNNNNNNNNNNNNNNNNNNNNNNNNNNNNNNNNNNNNNNNNNNNNNNNNNNNNNNNNNNNNNNNNNNNNNNNNNNNNNNNNNNNNNNNNNNNNNNNNNNNNNNNNNNNNNNNNNNNNNNNNNNNNNNNNNNNNNNNNNNNNNNNNNNNNNNNNNNNNNNNNNNNNNNNNNNNNNNNNNNNNNNNNNNNNNNNNNNNNNNNNNNNNNNNNNNNNNNNNNNNNNNNNNNNNNNNNNNNNNNNNNNNNNNNNNNNNNNNNNNNNNNNNNNNNNNNNNNNNNNNNNNNNNNNNNNNNNNNNNNNNNNNNNNNNNNNNNNNNNNNNNNNNNNNNNNNNNNNNNNNNNNNNNNNNNNNNNNNNNNNNNNNNNNNNNNNNNNNNNNNNNNNNNNNNNNNNNNNNNNNNNNNNNNNNNNNNNNNNNNNNNNNNNNNNNNNNNNNNNNNNNNNNNNNNNNNNNNNNNNNNNNNNNNNNNNNNNNNNNNNNNNNNNNNNNNNNNNNNNNNNNNNNNNNNNNNNNNNNNNNNNNNNNNNNNNNNNNNNNNNNNNNNNNNNNNNNNNNNNNNNNNNNNNNNNNNNNNNNNNNNNNNNNNNNNNNNNNNNNNNNNNNNNNNNNNNNNNNNNNNNNNNNNNNNNNNNNNNNNNNNNNNNNNNNNNNNNNNNNNNNNNNNNNNNNNNNNNNNNNNNNNNNNNNNNNNNNNNNNNNNNNNNNNNNNNNNNNNNNNNNNNNNNNNNNNNNNNNNNNNNNNNNNNNNNNNNNNNNNNNNNNNNNNNNNNNNNNNNNNNNNNNNNNNNNNNNNNNNNNNNNNNNNNNNNNNNNNNNNNNNNNNNNNNNNNNNNNNNNNNNNNNNNNNNNNNNNNNNNNNNNNNNNNNNNNNNNNNNNNNNNNNNNNNNNNNNNNNNNNNNNNNNNNNNNNNNNNNNNNNNNNNNNNNNNNNNNNNNNNNNNNNNNNNNNNNNNNNNNNNNNNNNNNNNNNNNNNNNNNNNNNNNNNNNNNNNNNNNNNNNNNNNNNNNNNNNNNNNNNNNNNNNNNNNNNNNNNNNNNNNNNNNNNNNNNNNNNNNNNNNNNNNNNNNNNNNNNNNNNNNNNNNNNNNNNNNNNNNNNNNNNNNNNNNNNNNNNNNNNNNNNNNNNNNNNNNNNNNNNNNNNNNNNNNNNNNNNNNNNNNNNNNNNNNNNNNNNNNNNNNNNNNNNNNNNNNNNNNNNNNNNNNNNNNNNNNNNNNNNNNNNNNNNNNNNNNNNNNNNNNNNNNNNNNNNNNNNNNNNNNNNNNNNNNNNNNNNNNNNNNNNNNNNNNNNNNNNNNNNNNNNNNNNNNNNNNNNNNNNNNNNNNNNNNNNNNNNNNNNNNNNNNNNNNNNNNNNNNNNNNNNNNNNNNNNNNNNNNNNNNNNNNNNNNNNNNNNNNNNNNNNNNNNNNNNNNNNNNNNNNNNNNNNNNNNNNNNNNNNNNNNNNNNNNNNNNNNACTACGAGAAGcttgtaaaatcaaataatactatttgtgTCAGacccataaaaataattagaaacgAACTTATGGGGAGCAATGGCAATCACTCTGAAATCGAGCACAGAGATGTACGGTCGATTCGAAAAGCAATGTACGATAAACGTCGAAAAAATTATCCCGCTTTTCCAAAATCACTAAGGGAGTCAATTGAACAACTTAAAGCAATGGAAGATAacgatataatacaatttcaagataaacaatttgtttttattcccGACAATAAACTGTTTGTTTGTGTTACTACGGAACAAAATCTTACTTTTATGACAAGTACAAGTGAATTTTTCGCTGATGGTACTTTCAACTATGCACCAAAATTTTTTGCCCAACTTTATAcaatcaattgttttaaaaatgggtTTTATGTGCCAGTGGCATACtttttattaccaaataaaTCAAAGCAAATTTACGCAGACATGTGGTTGTTTTTACAAGAACTATgcgaacaaattatttttaaaaaattgttggttCTTAAACTACATTTGGATTTTGAAATCGGTGCCCATGAAGCGGCAAAAGAAGTTTTCCCCAACATCGAAATAGATGCATGTCGATTTCACTTAGGACATACTTGGTGGCGCAAAGTGAGttcattgatttaaataaattaagaccGATAGTACATTTGggatatttttagattaattcTGAAAAAGAACTTCGCTTGGCCTACTACACTAAGAACTCCGATTTGGGAAAAtggttaaaacttttttttggatTACCATTTTTACCTTTTCAAGATATCCAAAATGCGTTTGGTGAACTCATATAAATTTGTCCCGATTTAAATATTGGATGTTTGTTTTCtgactacattttaaatacatacgtGGAGAATGGTTGTTTATTTCCACCGGAAATTTGGGCACAAGAGCCATCCGAAAATCCAcggtaaatattaaactatataattgttataataactatattataactaagcatttattattttttttttttaagtacgaAAAACGGATCTGAAAGTTTTCATCGAACTTACAACGCTCAATTTCATAGCTCCCATCCTTCCGTCCATGTAGTTATTTCAATTCTAAAAGAAACGCAAGAGGAAACATGTACCAAAATTCAATCAGTATTTAAAGGTCGGATTAAAAAAATGGATAATTCTGATTTAAATCGTATAAAAGAAGCCATGAAAGAATATAACAAgtacaaaattcataaaaatattataacatatttgtcaaaaatttgttatataagtGGTACcaaggtataacatttttattatattattttaaccttttattatttttaataatttattttatatactatattataacatattttgtcaaaatttgagaTTTTTAAGTGGTAccaaggtataatattttttattataatattattttagccttttattatttttaattattttactttgtatagtgctacgtatattataagttataacatattttgtcaaaaattgagtTTTTAGTGTACCATaacttaagtaattttttttaaatttaaattttactgattacacataaaaacataaacttGACAACGTTGCacagcaaattatacgcaatcGTTTGACTTTTGGggtaaatattaaagttaatggTTTAACGTACGCAATCGTGTTCTTAAAAAGGTACATCGTACGCAATCGTGTGGTACCCCTGTacgtaaaaacgtaaaaattacctaatttccACTGCAtaggttacttattaatatatatttatgaaatataattcatatcaaTTTCCTGGAAGTGgaaaatgtattgtacctatgtaaCGGTCTGACAGTGGCGCCACTTGGGTGGGCTTGGCCCCCAGACTAATATTCAGTTAATAGTTTTGTTAAGAGAGCTGTAGCCCCCTCAGAATTTTAATTCTAGTAACGCCTAGCTCGTATATGAACTGTAAATtatgttagtttaaaaaaataccaaaataaattaataatatagttaaaaatgagTAGAAAAGTTTACTTAACAATACATTGCTTTTTGTCTTTAGTTGTTATATCACATAGGTAATCGTAATGTGATTACTACTTTGTAGAGTATACCTTTTTCTATTGTAATAAGCACCAAGCAGTTAAACTGCAACCACTGTAGTTGGATGGcagcttatttattttaaaattttcaaaattgtttgcagGTTAGATATTAATCTTCATAGAATCTATTGATTTGATCATCTGAAACTTTTTTTCTGGtgctttattttgtattaagacaataacactataataaacGAGTAATCAATCGCGGCCAATGACCTTTGTAGTCGAGGCCTCgttctttataataaaaaaaaaaaaaaaaacgagtacCATTGAGTACCTACTCAATAGTGTAGTAAACCGACATAGCACTTTACTATATTACAGttaatatcataggtatatttcaaaatcatgatattataagatGGAACAAATATTCATTAAGTAAACAGAAATCCTTCGACGAGCCGGCGCCGTACTTTTTATtgcagttatataataaattatcatactagaaatatcaaatactaGTATATCTATTTGGAACAACGTTCTTTCGCCGATTCCAAAAATTGAGATGGACAAAACTGTACGACTTAGGTAATTAATAAgtgagaagtggacaaacatttcgcggggtaaccccgtaccactccactccgctcatctaaactttgaatatttataactcataaactactcgccccaaattcgattttcatgtatcaaaatattaagaaacatATTCTGCtttcgaatataaaattaaaaccctatgttgtcattcaaaaaagtaaaaaacttaaaaaattataaggataaaaaatatttaaaaatgtaattttttaataaaaacgttgttttataagcgacttgaaagtatgtaaaaaaatattttcaaagaaatttacactttttgaaataataagtgttgtttgataaaataatcgcCCTGTATAGAAAACAACACTTTCATTATTACCTACTGTTCAACAATTCACAGGATTAACTTGAAACTACGAATATGACAAAGAACCGGATGACAACAACAACGCCTGCCTTTGATCCACCACCTGGCACCTGGCATAGTCTTTACTGTGTACTCATAACCGCACATCACGACCTGAGGTGACAATACAAACTGCAGTTTGCACGACGTAaaactcaaatttaaaaatgttagtgaGGGATCACTACAATAGATAGTATATTCTGTTTccgaattcataattttaaacataacattttatttctttatctattttttctgaccactttttagtttttgtacattttttttttcctttattacaataatcgttttggatatttttcaaatcGTATACACCTGCATTTACCATTTCTTAACATTTGAGGAAGGCTTTGTTTGAAGATACTACGATTAAGAACAAACAATATTAGATATTCGTAGGTaacctacatagtacataataatatataaatgcagttaatattattgaataatttaaaactaaattgtttCAGNNNNNNNNNNNNNNNNNNNNNNNNNNNNNNNNNNNNNNNNNNNNNNNNNNNNNNNNNNNNNNNNNNNNNNNNNNNNNNNNNNNNNNNNNNNNNNNNNNNNattaaatcttataaaattgtctatagtGTATGTGTATACACTTTACGTTACGCACTAAAATGACTtctgtacctaaataaattgttattaccaaaaatatgtggcaataagtaataacaatgtgATCTTCACTTCTTCCGATCACCACCATGGGTTCAAAGTTTTAATAGTCctttattatttgtacctaatttattagcACATAATCTTATACACATATTCAAGATTCCTTTAAAAGACAGCTATATTGCTTAATGTTACCTACTAAGTAAGCTGCTGtaagtaataatttagaaactactaactagtaattttgttaacactgctaactataaaatataccctAGTGACTGGAGTAAATAACCGATGATAATCAATTATACGGCCACCAAGTATCCCTCAAATAGCAAAATTAAGAATTgcgattaaatttaaaattacataaaaaacgCACATGGAACTTTGAAAGCTAGAAcccagttattaaaatatccacttttagaatatacaatatttcagAAAGCAGCCCACCTGGAAAACTCAAAAATTCTTGGGGTACCTCAATCTATCCCTGGTCACATGGTTTATACAAAAGGACTATAGAATTACTggactataggtaggtactttctGTTCGAATTAAATGAAATTCACGAAACGCGTTAATTGCTTACACATGTCAGAATATTATGAGAGCTGTACGGAGTTCTTGTTATTTAATCGAActcaatgattttaatatatttcttccTATAATTGTCGTTCGAGTTTTACAATCAAATTATAGCACGAAGTGTCGACGCAGTATATGAAGAAATTCTAAGactt contains:
- the LOC103310811 gene encoding uncharacterized protein LOC103310811, translating into MGSNGNHSEIEHRDVRSIRKAMYDKRRKNYPAFPKSLRESIEQLKAMEDNDIIQFQDKQFVFIPDNKLFVCVTTEQNLTFMTSTSEFFADGTFNYAPKFFAQLYTINCFKNGFYVPVAYFLLPNKSKQIYADMWLFLQELCEQIIFKKLLVLKLHLDFEIGAHEAAKEVFPNIEIDACRFHLGHTWWRKINSEKELRLAYYTKNSDLGKWLKLFFGLPFLPFQDIQNAFGELI